One Dromiciops gliroides isolate mDroGli1 chromosome 3, mDroGli1.pri, whole genome shotgun sequence DNA segment encodes these proteins:
- the LOC122748439 gene encoding vomeronasal type-1 receptor 4-like — MKSKDIILSIVFFSQTGIGILGNSFLVCLFIFMVLSGHRMRHADTLVSQLALANCLGLLSKGIPQTMTAMGLMDFLDDTGCQIVFYLHRIARNLSLSMTCLLSGFQAITISPNTSNWAELKARTPTYLIPSSLCFWTFHLLLNIFILWGIRGPKYTRNMTEIQHYGYCTHEVPSGLYASLLLIVLSFPDAVCLGLMVSASSYMVILLFKHYKKVQKIHITHLSSRASPETRATKTILLLVSMFLTSYSITCVLTAYMAFVKFPPGLMHTSAFLNLSFPAASPYVLISSDSQVHKYLYALCGRKSSHSDRQSSTQPGCKKAPIGVKESLHQMKAESVPRY, encoded by the coding sequence ATGAAATCTAAGGACATAATCCTGAGTATTGTCTTCTTCTCCCAGACAGGAATTGGAATTCTTGGGAACTCCTTCCTTGTCTGTCTCTTTATCTTCATGGTTCTCAGTGGACACAGGATGAGGCATGCAGACACTCTTGTCAGCCAACTGGCCTTGGCCAACTGCTTGGGACTTCTCTCAAAGGGCATCCCTCAGACAATGACAGCTATGGGTCTGATGGATTTCCTGGATGATACTGGATGTCAAATTGTATTCTACCTTCACAGAATAGCTCGGAATCTTTCCCTCAGCATGACCTGCCTCCTAAGTGGCTTCCAGGCCATCACCATCAGCCCCAACACATCCAATTGGGCAGAGCTTAAAGCTAGAACCCCAACATACCTCATTCCCTCTAGTCTCTGCTTTTGGACTTTCCACTTGCTTTTAAATATCTTTATTCTTTGGGGAATCAGGGGACCAAAGTACACCAGAAACATGACTGAGATACAACATTATGGATATTGTACTCATGAGGTTCCTTCTGGATTGTATGCCTCCTTGttattaattgttctttcttttcctgatGCTGTATGTTTGGGACTCATGGTCTCTGCCAGCAGCTACATGGTGATTCTTCTTTTTAAGCATTACAAGAAAGTCCAGAAAATTCACATTACTCACCTTTCCAGCAGAGCCTCCCCTGAGACCAGGGCCACCAAAACTATCCTACTACTGGTGAGCATGTTTCTCACCTCTTACTCAATCACTTGTGTTTTGACAGCATATATGGCTTTTGTAAAGTTCCCACCAGGACTGATGCATACTTCTGCCTTCCTGAACTTAAGTTTTCCAGCTGCTAGCCCTTATGTGCTCATAAGCAGTGACTCACAAGTTCATAAATATCTCTATGCTCTTTGTGGAAGAAAAAGTTCACATTCTGACAGACAGTCCTCTACCCAGCCTGGCTGCAAGAAAGCTCCCATTGGAGTAAAAGAATCCCTACACCAAATGAAAGCTGAATCTGTCCCCAGATATTAG